One part of the Lycium ferocissimum isolate CSIRO_LF1 chromosome 8, AGI_CSIRO_Lferr_CH_V1, whole genome shotgun sequence genome encodes these proteins:
- the LOC132067758 gene encoding S-adenosylmethionine decarboxylase proenzyme: MEMAMPVSAIGFEGFEKRLEISFIEPGLFADPNGKGLRALSKAQLDEILGPAECTIVDSLSNDDVDSYVLSESSLFVYSYKIIIKTCGTTKLLLAIPPILRLAETLSLKVQDVRYTRGSFIFPGAQSFPHRHFSEEVAVLDGYFGKLAAGSKAVIMGSPDKTQKWHVYSASAGPVQSNDPVYTLEMCMTGLDREKASVFYKTEGSSAAHMTVKSGIRKILPNSEICDFEFEPCGYSMNAIEGAAVSTIHITPEDGFSYASFESVGYDPKTMKLGPLVERVLACFEPAEFSIALHADVATKLLERVCSDVDVKGYSLAEWSPEEFGKAGSIVYQKFTRTPYCGSPTSVLKGCWKEEQKEEKE, encoded by the coding sequence ATGGAAATGGCCATGCCTGTCTCTGCCATTGGTTTTGAAGGTTTTGAAAAGAGGCTCGAAATCTCTTTCATCGAGCCTGGTCTGTTTGCTGATCCTAACGGAAAAGGACTTAGAGCTCTCTCGAAGGCACAATTGGATGAAATTCTTGGACCTGCTGAGTGCACCATTGTTGATTCCCTATCAAATGACGATGTTGATTCCTATGTCCTCTCTGAGTCGAGCCTCTTTGTTTATTCTTACAAGATAATCATCAAAACCTGTGGCACCACCAAGTTGCTTCTCGCTATTCCGCCTATTCTCAGGTTGGCTGAGACCTTGTCTCTCAAAGTGCAAGACGTGAGGTATACCCGTGGGAGCTTCATATTCCCAGGTGCTCAATCGTTTCCTCACCGTCACTTTTCTGAAGAAGTTGCTGTCCTCGATGGTTATTTCGGGAAGCTTGCTGCCGGTAGCAAGGCTGTGATTATGGGCAGTCCTGACAAAACACAGAAATGGCATGTTTACTCTGCCTCAGCTGGGCCTGTTCAGTCTAATGACCCTGTTTACACTCTCGAGATGTGCATGACTGGTTTGGACAGGGAGAAGGCATCTGTCTTCTACAAGACTGAAGGAAGCTCGGCTGCTCACATGACTGTTAAATCTGGCATAAGGAAGATCCTCCCCAACTCTGAGATATGCGATTTTGAGTTTGAACCCTGTGGTTATTCCATGAATGCTATTGAAGGAGCTGCTGTTTCAACCATTCACATTACCCCAGAAGACGGCTTTAGCTATGCTAGCTTTGAATCAGTTGGATATGATCCCAAAACCATGAAGTTGGGTCCCTTGGTTGAGAGGGTGCTAGCCTGTTTTGAGCCAGCTGAGTTCTCTATTGCTTTGCATGCTGATGTTGCTACCAAGTTACTGGAGCGTGTTTGCTCTGATGTTGATGTTAAGGGCTACTCTCTTGCTGAGTGGAGTCCAGAAGAATTTGGCAAGGCTGGTTCGATTGTCTACCAGAAGTTCACTAGGACTCCTTACTGTGGATCTCCCACATCCGTTCTGAAGGGCTGCTGGAAAGAGGAgcagaaagaagaaaaggagtAG